In one Nicotiana sylvestris chromosome 8, ASM39365v2, whole genome shotgun sequence genomic region, the following are encoded:
- the LOC104248697 gene encoding LOB domain-containing protein 19-like, translating to MNGGSCGGADGQYNNNNNNNNNNNNNNNVVGAGGSGPCGACKFLRRKCVRGCIFAPYFDSDQGTAHFAAVHKVFGASNASKLLLRIPAHKRLDAVVTLCYEALARVRDPIYGCVAHIFTLQQQVVSLQAELAYVQARLSTLQHLPMRQGPEPQSPITPTALQSSSDIFCTTSSISSSSNNMEYPQFDITAGLSDSFDDQELENFELHTLAREFVSRHLPGVRFRPSP from the exons ATGAACGGTGGTTCATGTGGTGGTGCTGATGGTCagtataataataacaacaacaacaataataataataataataataataatgttgtaggcGCAGGAGGTAGCGGGCCTTGTGGTGCATGCAAGTTTCTTAGAAGAAAATGTGTGAGGGGATGCATATTTGCACCATATTTTGATTCTGATCAAGGCACTGCTCATTTTGCTGCTGTACATAAGGTGTTTGGAGCTAGCAATGCCTCTAAATTGCTGCTCAGAATTCCAGCACATAAACGTCTGGATGCTGTCGTTACACTTTGCTATGAGGCTCTTGCTAGAGTTAGAGACCCTATCTATGGTTGTGTTGCTCACATCTTTACTCTTCAGCAACAG GTTGTAAGTTTGCAAGCTGAGTTAGCATATGTTCAAGCCCGCCTTTCTACCTTACAGCACCTCCCTATGCGACAAGGGCCAGAGCCACAAAGTCCAATTACACCAACAGCGCTGCAATCATCTTCAGATATCTTCTGCACTACTTCAAGCATATCATCTTCGAGTAATAATATGGAATATCCTCAATTTGACATAACTGCAGGTTTAAGTGATTCGTTCGATGATCAAGAACTGGAGAACTTTGAGCTCCATACATTAGCACGAGAGTTTGTTTCTAGACACTTACCTGGAGTTAGATTTAGACCTTCACCATAA